The Aulosira sp. FACHB-615 genomic sequence TTCAATATTACCGGCTGGTCAAATTTTGGTACGTAGCGGGGTGAATGATTGGGAGGAGTGGGAGAGGGGAGGAGTGGGGGAGGGGAAGAGTGAGGGAGTGGGGGAGTGGGAGAAATTGGCGAGATTTTTTCAGGAATGCTCTCAATATTGTCATTATTTGAATATTTGCCATTGTTATTGTTACTATTCATAGACGGTTAGTTTATATAAGGTGGAAATAGCGAAAAGTAAAATAGTATATTTGTACTTAATAGTGATTAAGTGGTAGTTGTGTATGAGTAGAGAGTCATTTAAAAATCATGGAGATTTAGAAGTTTATAAGATGGCGTTTGATACTGCTATGCAGATTTTTGAGTTATCGAAGAAGTTTCCTATTGAAGAAAAATATTCATTGACTGATCAAATTCGTCGTGCTTCACGTTCCGTTTGTGCCAATTTTGCAGAAGCATGGCGAAAACGTCGGTATGAGGCAGCGTTTATTGCTAAACTTTGTGACGCAGAAGCAGAAGCTGCGTTTCCGCAGACTTGGATTGAATTTGCTGTTCAATGTCATTATGTAGATATCGAAACTGGACGCAACCTTTATAAAGCCTATAATTCGATTCTCGGAATGCTTGTGACTATGATTCATAACTCAAATAAATGGATAATTCCTAAAGATAAAAAATAAATAAACTTCCTCCAGCCCACTCCCCCACTCTCCCACTCCCCCACTCCTCTTCATCCTCCAGCTAATTCCTGTTGTTGATAAAGACAGTAATACAAACCTTTCATAGTAATTAATTCATCATGCGTTCCTTGTTCTGCTACCTGCCCTTGACTCATCATCAAAATAATATCGGCGCTCCGAATAGTTGCTAGTCTATGCGTGATAAACAATACAGTTCTATTTCTTAGAGCAGCTTGCAGATTTAAACAAACTTGACGTTCAGTAGCATAATCTAAAGCACTGGTAGCTTCATCCATGATCAGCAACGGCGGATTTTGTAGTACAGTCCGAGCGATCGCTATTCTCTGCCTCTGTCCCCCAGATAAAGCTGAACCTCTTTCACCAACACGAGTTTCGTACCCATTGGGC encodes the following:
- a CDS encoding four helix bundle protein, translated to MSRESFKNHGDLEVYKMAFDTAMQIFELSKKFPIEEKYSLTDQIRRASRSVCANFAEAWRKRRYEAAFIAKLCDAEAEAAFPQTWIEFAVQCHYVDIETGRNLYKAYNSILGMLVTMIHNSNKWIIPKDKK